In a genomic window of Sphingomonas koreensis:
- the clpA gene encoding ATP-dependent Clp protease ATP-binding subunit ClpA — protein sequence MPSFASALESTLHRALEAASSRRHEYATLEHLLLALVDDEHASKVMSACGVDLDELKTTVAHYLDTELQALRVDQATDPSPTSGFQRVVQRAILHVQSSGRDEVTGANVLVALFSERESYAVYFLQQQDMSRLDAVSFISHGVGKGATPADTAPPKGAVEEEKPAKNEGGKKGESALKQFTVDLNEKAKAGKVDPLIGRGPEVDRTVQILCRRSKNNPLYVGDPGVGKTAIAEGLARKIVEGDVPDVLKEAVIYSLDMGALLAGTRYRGDFEERLKQVVSELEKLPHAVLFIDEIHTVIGAGATSGGAMDASNLLKPALSGGSIRCIGSTTYKEFRNHFEKDRALLRRFQKIDVNEPTVEDTIKILAGLRTAFEDHHKVKYTPEAIKSAVELSSRYINDRKLPDKAIDVIDEVGAMQMLVPPSKRKKTITAKEIEAVIATMARIPPKSVSTDDTKTLANLETDLKRVVFGQDKAIEVLASAIKLSRAGLRDPEKPIGNYLFTGPTGVGKTEVTKQLAELLGIPLQRFDMSEYMERHSVSRLIGAPPGYVGYDQGGLLTDAIDQQPHCVLLLDEVEKAHPDLFNILLQVMDNGKLTDHHGKTVDFRNVILVMTTNAGASDMARESIGFGEISRDDVQEDAVKKLFTPEFRNRLDAIVPFDYLPPKVVERVVEKFILQLELQLADRGVHIALDDEAKAWLTERGYDKLYGARPMGRLIQEKIKQPLAEELLFGKLVHGGEVEVKLKDGALTFAITPAAPKRPKKGGGKKTVAAKAK from the coding sequence ATGCCTAGTTTCGCCTCCGCCCTGGAATCGACCCTTCACCGCGCTCTGGAAGCCGCGAGCTCGCGCCGCCACGAATATGCGACGCTCGAGCATCTGCTGCTGGCGCTGGTCGATGATGAGCACGCCTCGAAGGTGATGAGCGCGTGCGGCGTGGACCTCGACGAGCTCAAGACCACGGTCGCGCATTATCTCGACACCGAACTTCAGGCGCTGCGCGTCGATCAGGCGACCGATCCCTCGCCCACCAGCGGCTTCCAGCGCGTCGTCCAGCGCGCGATCCTTCACGTCCAGTCCTCGGGCCGCGACGAGGTGACCGGCGCCAATGTGCTCGTCGCGCTGTTCAGCGAGCGCGAGAGCTATGCCGTCTATTTCCTGCAGCAGCAGGACATGAGCCGCCTCGATGCGGTGAGCTTCATCAGCCATGGCGTCGGCAAGGGTGCGACCCCGGCCGACACCGCGCCGCCCAAGGGCGCGGTCGAAGAAGAGAAGCCGGCGAAGAACGAGGGCGGCAAGAAGGGCGAAAGCGCGCTCAAGCAGTTCACCGTCGATCTCAACGAGAAGGCGAAGGCAGGCAAGGTCGATCCGCTGATCGGTCGCGGGCCGGAGGTCGACCGCACCGTCCAGATCCTGTGCCGCCGCAGCAAGAACAACCCGCTCTATGTAGGCGATCCCGGCGTCGGCAAGACCGCCATCGCCGAAGGCCTCGCGCGCAAGATCGTCGAGGGCGACGTCCCCGACGTGCTCAAGGAAGCCGTGATCTACTCGCTCGACATGGGCGCGCTGCTTGCCGGCACGCGTTATCGCGGTGATTTCGAGGAGCGGCTGAAACAGGTCGTATCGGAGCTGGAGAAGCTCCCCCATGCCGTCCTCTTTATCGACGAGATTCATACGGTGATCGGTGCGGGCGCGACCAGCGGCGGCGCGATGGATGCGTCGAACCTGCTCAAGCCGGCGCTGTCGGGCGGATCGATCCGCTGCATCGGATCGACGACCTACAAGGAATTCCGCAATCACTTCGAGAAGGACCGCGCGCTGCTGCGCCGGTTTCAGAAGATCGACGTCAACGAGCCGACGGTCGAGGATACGATCAAGATCCTCGCGGGCCTGCGCACCGCGTTCGAGGATCATCACAAGGTCAAGTACACGCCCGAGGCGATCAAGTCCGCCGTCGAACTGTCGAGCCGGTACATCAACGACCGCAAGCTGCCCGACAAGGCGATCGACGTGATCGACGAAGTCGGCGCGATGCAGATGCTGGTGCCGCCCTCGAAGCGCAAGAAGACGATCACTGCCAAGGAGATCGAGGCGGTGATCGCGACGATGGCGCGCATCCCGCCGAAATCGGTCTCGACCGACGACACCAAGACGCTCGCCAACCTCGAGACCGACCTGAAACGCGTCGTGTTCGGGCAGGACAAGGCGATCGAGGTGCTGGCCTCGGCGATCAAGCTCAGCCGCGCCGGCCTGCGCGATCCCGAAAAGCCGATCGGCAACTATCTGTTCACCGGCCCGACCGGCGTCGGCAAGACCGAGGTTACCAAGCAGCTCGCCGAACTGCTCGGCATCCCGCTGCAGCGCTTCGACATGTCCGAATATATGGAGCGCCACAGCGTCAGCCGCCTGATCGGCGCGCCTCCGGGCTATGTCGGCTATGACCAGGGCGGCCTGCTCACCGACGCGATCGACCAGCAGCCGCATTGCGTGCTGCTGCTGGACGAGGTCGAAAAGGCGCATCCCGACCTGTTCAACATCCTGTTGCAGGTGATGGACAACGGCAAGCTGACCGATCATCACGGCAAGACCGTCGATTTCCGCAACGTCATCCTGGTGATGACGACCAATGCGGGCGCGTCGGACATGGCGCGCGAGAGCATCGGCTTCGGCGAGATCAGCCGCGACGACGTTCAGGAAGACGCGGTGAAGAAGCTCTTCACCCCCGAATTCCGCAACCGCCTCGATGCGATCGTGCCGTTCGACTATCTGCCGCCCAAGGTGGTCGAGCGGGTGGTGGAGAAGTTCATCCTCCAGCTCGAACTCCAGCTTGCCGATCGCGGCGTGCACATCGCCCTCGACGACGAGGCGAAGGCATGGCTCACCGAGCGCGGCTATGACAAGCTCTATGGCGCCCGCCCGATGGGCCGCCTGATCCAGGAGAAGATCAAGCAGCCGCTGGCCGAGGAGCTGCTGTTCGGCAAGCTCGTCCATGGCGGTGAGGTCGAGGTGAAGCTGAAGGACGGCGCGCTGACCTTCGCGATCACCCCCGCTGCACCCAAGCGGCCCAAGAAGGGCGGCGGCAAGAAGACCGTCGCCGCCAAGGCCAAGTAA
- a CDS encoding sensor domain-containing diguanylate cyclase: protein MVRGFAALLGTLLAALMLLAAPPAHAQIANLGAGQVGRPLSVCVLRAQPGDDPARVIRQPQRFDCTTKQTDFGPGDYWVISNPIGEYSSFDNPLVARLGSVWQKRLALHVLHADGSLTTMADDNRGITRRIQLGAIVEYPLPHTHSAIQRLMWKVEGAGNLRGIVVGPRLADKAQSDRSNLVMAAIYSGFGGLALALLVYNFALWASLRHRFQLAYCLMVAALMAYAFTSSGAMAWLVPDIANNDRLRLNYLLLTLACSSALLFARAFFEEHVFGPRLRLTIRITVAVLTGTGFLFVLFAPLGIQFVDRVYSWVFLGVLICVSATLWSAWRGRSNFLWVFALAWALPIFAASLRTLANLGLIRWNFWLDNSTILSMAAEALISSVAIAYRIRLLSRERDAAVAAETVARRLADTDPLTGLLNRRSFLSQAIGRPGAQTLLILDLDHFKQVNDTLGHDGGDEVLRVVARTLRTVAPANALIARFGGEEFALVTEMAEPIDPNVILARLRATRMPFDLRVTASIGSATGPLNAEPDWKALYRAADTALFAAKSAGRDRARSASKAA, encoded by the coding sequence ATGGTTCGTGGCTTTGCCGCCCTCCTCGGAACGCTGCTCGCGGCGCTGATGCTGCTCGCGGCTCCGCCCGCGCATGCCCAGATCGCGAATCTCGGCGCCGGCCAGGTCGGCCGCCCGCTCAGCGTCTGCGTCCTGCGCGCCCAGCCGGGCGACGACCCCGCCCGGGTGATTCGCCAGCCGCAACGCTTCGACTGCACGACCAAGCAGACCGATTTCGGCCCGGGCGACTATTGGGTGATCTCGAACCCGATCGGCGAATATTCCTCCTTCGACAACCCGCTCGTCGCCCGGCTGGGCAGCGTGTGGCAAAAGCGGCTGGCACTCCACGTCCTCCATGCCGACGGCAGCCTCACGACAATGGCGGACGACAATCGCGGCATCACCAGGCGCATCCAGCTCGGCGCGATCGTCGAATACCCCCTTCCCCATACGCACAGCGCAATCCAGCGCCTGATGTGGAAGGTCGAGGGCGCGGGCAATCTGCGCGGGATCGTCGTCGGCCCGCGCCTTGCGGACAAGGCGCAGAGCGATCGATCCAACCTGGTCATGGCGGCGATCTACAGCGGCTTTGGCGGCCTCGCGCTGGCGCTGCTCGTCTATAATTTCGCGCTCTGGGCCTCGCTCCGGCACCGGTTCCAGCTTGCCTATTGCCTGATGGTTGCGGCGCTGATGGCCTATGCCTTCACCTCGTCCGGCGCGATGGCCTGGCTGGTGCCCGATATCGCCAATAACGACCGGCTGCGTCTCAACTATCTGCTGCTCACCCTCGCCTGCTCCTCCGCGCTGCTGTTCGCGCGTGCCTTCTTCGAGGAGCATGTGTTCGGCCCGCGATTGCGGCTGACGATCCGGATCACCGTCGCGGTGCTGACCGGCACCGGCTTCCTCTTCGTACTGTTCGCCCCCCTCGGTATCCAGTTCGTCGATCGGGTCTACAGCTGGGTCTTTCTCGGCGTGCTGATCTGTGTCTCCGCGACGCTGTGGAGCGCGTGGCGCGGCCGATCCAATTTCCTCTGGGTGTTCGCGCTCGCCTGGGCGCTGCCGATCTTCGCCGCCAGCCTGCGCACCCTCGCCAATCTCGGGCTGATCCGCTGGAACTTCTGGCTCGACAATTCGACGATCCTGTCGATGGCGGCGGAGGCGCTGATCTCCTCGGTCGCGATCGCCTATCGCATCCGCCTGCTCAGCCGCGAGCGCGACGCCGCGGTTGCCGCCGAAACGGTCGCGCGCCGCCTTGCCGATACCGATCCGCTCACCGGTCTGCTCAACCGCCGTTCGTTCCTGTCGCAGGCGATCGGCCGCCCCGGCGCGCAGACGCTGCTGATCCTCGACCTCGACCATTTCAAGCAGGTCAACGACACGCTCGGCCATGACGGCGGGGACGAGGTGCTGCGCGTGGTCGCGCGCACCCTGCGCACCGTTGCCCCGGCCAACGCGCTGATCGCCCGCTTCGGTGGCGAGGAATTCGCGCTCGTCACCGAGATGGCCGAGCCGATCGATCCCAATGTCATCCTCGCCCGCCTGCGCGCCACGCGGATGCCGTTCGACCTGCGCGTCACCGCCAGCATCGGCAGCGCGACCGGCCCGCTGAATGCCGAGCCGGACTGGAAGGCGCTCTATCGCGCCGCGGACACCGCCTTGTTCGCAGCCAAGTCTGCCGGCCGCGATCGCGCCCGCTCCGCAAGCAAGGCGGCCTGA
- a CDS encoding long-chain-fatty-acid--CoA ligase — MSVPEQVWPEQVWRTAYRHPGPWDQPLPPLSMAAAFDDSAQRMGNAPLLDFMGRHYSYAETLDGANRVACGLRALGYGPGDRIGLFLPNVPHYVAAYYGILKLGATVVNFSPLYSVEELEAQVADSGTRLLFTISATALLPTALKVLEASSLERLVVGSVAGALPAAKSLLYRWFKAKEVAEKPDDPRIIAFSKLIANDGACTTAAIDPETHLALIQYTGGTTGVPKGAMLTHQNLTANARQVARLDPELGTTKDKVLGVLPFFHVFANTCVLNRTVITGGEIVMLPRFDAAQALAAITRTRPLALPGVPTMFQALLDHPNSASTDWSSLKYCISGGAPLPAELKTRFEAATGAKLIEGYGLSESSGVVSANPYVAEGKSGTIGQPIIATRVRLVDKEDPSKPAPEGEPGEIVVAGPQIMGGYWDRPETDDSTFCTDATGQKWLRTGDVGQIDEDGFIKIVDRLKDMIAVGGFKVFPKHIEDVLYRHPAVKEALVVGMPDSYRGETPRAYVALNDDADPVTGNALRDWLNPQLGKHERVDAVVIRDKLPKTMIGKLSRKDLLIEIAAEASV; from the coding sequence ATGAGCGTTCCAGAGCAGGTTTGGCCCGAGCAGGTCTGGCGTACCGCCTATCGTCACCCCGGTCCCTGGGATCAGCCCTTGCCGCCGCTGTCGATGGCCGCCGCGTTCGACGATTCGGCGCAGCGCATGGGCAATGCCCCGCTGCTCGATTTCATGGGCCGGCATTACAGCTATGCCGAGACGCTCGACGGCGCCAACCGCGTCGCCTGCGGCCTCAGGGCGCTGGGCTACGGACCGGGCGACCGGATCGGCCTGTTCCTGCCCAACGTCCCCCATTATGTCGCGGCCTATTACGGCATCCTCAAGCTCGGCGCGACGGTGGTCAATTTCTCGCCGCTCTATTCGGTCGAGGAGCTGGAGGCCCAGGTCGCGGATTCGGGCACGCGCCTGCTGTTCACGATCAGCGCCACCGCACTGCTCCCCACCGCGCTCAAGGTTCTGGAGGCGAGCAGCCTCGAACGGCTCGTCGTCGGTTCGGTCGCGGGCGCGCTGCCCGCCGCCAAGTCGCTGCTCTACCGCTGGTTCAAGGCGAAGGAGGTCGCGGAAAAGCCCGACGATCCCCGCATCATCGCCTTCTCGAAGCTGATCGCCAATGACGGCGCGTGCACGACCGCGGCGATCGACCCCGAAACGCATCTCGCGCTGATCCAATATACCGGCGGCACCACCGGCGTGCCCAAGGGCGCGATGCTCACCCACCAGAACCTAACCGCCAATGCGCGGCAGGTGGCGAGGCTCGATCCGGAACTCGGCACGACCAAGGACAAGGTGCTGGGCGTGCTGCCCTTCTTCCACGTCTTCGCCAACACCTGCGTCCTTAACCGCACCGTCATCACCGGCGGCGAGATCGTGATGCTCCCGCGCTTCGACGCGGCGCAGGCGCTCGCCGCGATCACCCGCACCCGCCCGCTCGCGCTGCCCGGCGTGCCGACGATGTTCCAGGCGCTGCTCGATCACCCCAATTCGGCCTCGACCGACTGGTCGAGCCTCAAATACTGCATCTCGGGCGGTGCGCCGCTTCCGGCCGAGCTCAAGACCCGGTTCGAGGCCGCGACCGGCGCCAAGCTGATCGAAGGCTATGGCCTGTCCGAAAGCTCGGGCGTGGTCTCCGCCAATCCCTATGTCGCCGAGGGCAAGTCGGGCACGATCGGCCAGCCGATCATCGCCACGCGCGTCCGGCTGGTGGACAAGGAGGATCCGTCGAAGCCGGCGCCCGAGGGCGAGCCGGGCGAGATCGTCGTCGCCGGACCGCAGATCATGGGCGGCTATTGGGACCGGCCCGAGACCGACGACAGCACCTTCTGCACCGACGCTACCGGCCAGAAATGGCTGCGCACCGGCGATGTCGGCCAGATCGACGAAGACGGGTTCATCAAGATCGTCGATCGCCTCAAGGATATGATCGCCGTCGGCGGGTTCAAGGTCTTCCCCAAGCATATCGAGGACGTGCTCTACCGCCATCCCGCGGTGAAGGAGGCGCTCGTGGTCGGCATGCCCGATTCCTATCGCGGCGAGACCCCGCGCGCCTATGTCGCGCTCAACGACGATGCCGATCCGGTGACGGGCAACGCGTTGCGCGACTGGCTCAACCCCCAGCTCGGCAAGCATGAGCGGGTCGATGCGGTGGTCATCCGCGACAAGCTGCCCAAGACGATGATCGGCAAGCTCAGCCGCAAGGATTTGCTGATCGAGATCGCGGCGGAAGCCAGCGTCTAG
- a CDS encoding immunity 53 family protein, with product MDVLDWLAHWYEAQCDGDWEHGFGPAISTIDNPGWSIKIDLAGTDCDGRVLERTTHNYKHETDWWTCWTEGNVFHGAGGPLHLRSLLEAFRGWATNVC from the coding sequence ATGGACGTTCTAGATTGGCTGGCTCATTGGTACGAAGCGCAATGCGACGGGGATTGGGAGCACGGCTTCGGTCCTGCGATCAGCACGATCGACAATCCGGGATGGTCAATCAAAATCGACCTAGCAGGCACAGATTGCGATGGTCGCGTCCTCGAACGAACAACGCATAACTATAAGCACGAAACCGACTGGTGGACATGCTGGACAGAAGGCAACGTGTTCCACGGCGCCGGCGGCCCTCTTCACCTTCGATCCCTTTTGGAGGCTTTCCGAGGATGGGCAACTAACGTCTGCTAA
- a CDS encoding NAD-dependent succinate-semialdehyde dehydrogenase, with protein sequence MFTSINPATGEAGATFAALDDDAIEAALTRAEAAFRSWRASDIAQRTALLTAIADRFEANKRHLAETATKEMGKTLASAIAEVEKCIAGFRHYADKGPGYLAPIETKTASGRAVGHWLPLGPILAVMPWNFPYWQVVRWLAPTILAGNVGLLKHASLTQGCAALIQQMVSAAGAPDGLFQNLPIKSDKVSRIIADTRVAAVTLTGSEGAGAKVAEAAGRALKKVVLELGGSDPFIVMPSADLDKAVATAVKARVQNAGQSCICAKRMIVHADVYDAFLDKFTAAMLAVKIGDPMEDGVEMGPLSSVEQRDTVLEQVERAVADGATLAGGAKIERDGAWMEAGVLTHVHPDADFAQEEIFGPVAMVFRADDIDAAIALANDVPFGLGSSVWTSDQAEIDRFVRDIESGMTAVNQLLASTPEAPFGGVKLSGHGRELGPWGLHEFMNLKAVMLAD encoded by the coding sequence ATGTTCACCAGCATCAACCCGGCGACCGGCGAAGCAGGCGCGACCTTCGCGGCGCTGGACGACGACGCGATCGAGGCCGCTCTGACACGGGCGGAGGCGGCGTTCCGGTCGTGGCGGGCGAGCGATATCGCACAGCGGACCGCGCTGCTCACCGCGATCGCCGACCGGTTCGAGGCGAACAAGCGCCACCTCGCCGAGACCGCGACGAAGGAAATGGGCAAGACGCTCGCCTCCGCGATCGCCGAGGTGGAGAAATGCATCGCGGGCTTCCGCCACTATGCCGATAAGGGGCCGGGCTATCTGGCGCCGATCGAGACGAAGACGGCGAGCGGGCGTGCGGTGGGGCATTGGCTGCCGCTGGGCCCGATCCTCGCGGTGATGCCGTGGAACTTCCCCTATTGGCAGGTGGTGCGCTGGCTCGCGCCGACGATCCTGGCGGGCAATGTCGGGCTGCTCAAGCACGCCTCGCTGACCCAGGGCTGCGCGGCGCTGATCCAGCAGATGGTCAGCGCCGCGGGCGCGCCCGACGGACTGTTCCAGAACCTTCCGATCAAGTCGGACAAGGTCTCGCGCATCATCGCGGACACGCGCGTCGCCGCGGTGACGCTGACCGGGAGCGAGGGCGCGGGTGCCAAGGTCGCGGAAGCCGCGGGCCGAGCGCTCAAGAAGGTTGTGCTCGAACTGGGCGGATCGGACCCGTTCATCGTCATGCCGTCGGCCGATCTCGACAAGGCGGTGGCGACGGCGGTGAAGGCTCGGGTGCAGAATGCGGGGCAAAGCTGCATCTGCGCCAAGCGGATGATCGTGCACGCCGATGTCTATGACGCGTTCCTCGACAAGTTCACCGCCGCGATGCTGGCGGTGAAGATCGGCGATCCGATGGAGGACGGCGTCGAGATGGGCCCGCTGTCGAGCGTCGAGCAGCGCGATACGGTGCTTGAGCAGGTCGAGCGTGCGGTGGCGGACGGCGCGACGCTGGCGGGCGGCGCGAAGATCGAGCGCGACGGGGCTTGGATGGAGGCGGGCGTGCTCACTCATGTCCATCCCGACGCCGATTTCGCGCAGGAAGAGATTTTCGGGCCGGTGGCGATGGTGTTCCGCGCGGACGATATCGACGCGGCGATCGCGCTGGCCAACGACGTGCCGTTCGGGCTCGGGTCGAGCGTGTGGACCAGCGATCAGGCGGAGATCGATCGCTTCGTCCGCGACATCGAAAGCGGGATGACCGCGGTGAACCAGCTGCTCGCCTCGACGCCCGAAGCGCCGTTCGGCGGGGTCAAGCTGTCGGGCCATGGCCGAGAGCTCGGGCCATGGGGGCTGCATGAGTTCATGAATTTGAAGGCCGTGATGCTGGCGGATTAG
- a CDS encoding exodeoxyribonuclease VII small subunit → MTEETDIAALSFEDALKELERIVSRLESGDALLDEAIALYERGDALRGQCAARLDAAQARIEAIRADADGRVAGTTPFAAG, encoded by the coding sequence ATGACCGAGGAGACCGACATCGCCGCGCTTTCGTTCGAGGATGCGCTGAAGGAACTCGAACGAATCGTTTCCCGTCTCGAAAGCGGTGACGCGCTGCTCGACGAGGCGATCGCCCTTTACGAACGCGGCGACGCGCTGCGCGGGCAATGCGCCGCCCGGCTCGATGCGGCGCAGGCCCGGATCGAGGCGATCCGGGCCGATGCCGACGGCCGCGTCGCCGGCACCACGCCCTTCGCGGCCGGATGA
- a CDS encoding polyprenyl synthetase family protein: MAQGSLALESAMRDVAEEIDRQFDLLLPVPADPRARLYAAMRHAAIGGGKRLRPLLTFASASLFAVDPACASRAAIAVECIHVYSLIHDDLPAMDNDDLRRGKPTVHRAFDEATAILAGDCLHALAFEVLADPATHADPFVRVELVTELARAAGPVGMAGGQMMDLIAEQSSFDLATVTRCQALKTGALISWAVEAGAILGRVPPEGRTGLRGYARDIGLAFQIADDLLDAEGDEEAAGKKLRKDADAGKETFLTLLGPERARAQAGLLVDQAIAHLHAFGAEADLLRDIARYVLERDR; this comes from the coding sequence ATGGCGCAGGGCAGCCTCGCGCTCGAATCGGCGATGCGCGACGTGGCGGAAGAGATCGACCGTCAGTTCGATCTGCTGCTGCCCGTCCCCGCCGATCCCCGCGCGCGCCTCTATGCGGCGATGCGCCATGCCGCGATCGGCGGCGGCAAGCGGCTCCGCCCGCTCCTCACCTTCGCCAGCGCGAGCCTGTTCGCGGTCGATCCCGCCTGCGCTTCACGCGCCGCGATCGCGGTCGAGTGCATCCATGTCTATTCGCTGATCCATGACGATCTGCCCGCGATGGACAATGACGATCTGCGCCGCGGCAAGCCGACCGTCCACCGCGCCTTTGACGAGGCCACGGCGATCCTCGCCGGCGACTGTCTCCATGCGCTTGCCTTCGAGGTGCTGGCCGATCCCGCCACCCATGCCGACCCCTTCGTCCGCGTCGAGCTGGTCACCGAGCTCGCTCGCGCCGCCGGCCCCGTCGGCATGGCCGGCGGGCAGATGATGGACCTGATAGCGGAGCAATCGAGCTTCGACCTGGCCACCGTCACCCGCTGCCAGGCGCTCAAGACGGGTGCGCTGATTTCCTGGGCGGTCGAGGCGGGCGCGATTCTCGGGCGCGTTCCGCCCGAAGGACGTACCGGACTTCGCGGCTATGCGCGCGACATCGGTCTCGCCTTCCAGATCGCCGACGACCTGCTCGATGCCGAGGGGGACGAGGAGGCCGCAGGCAAGAAGCTGCGCAAGGACGCCGACGCCGGCAAGGAGACCTTCCTCACCCTGCTCGGCCCCGAGCGAGCACGCGCGCAGGCGGGCCTGCTGGTCGATCAGGCGATCGCGCATCTCCACGCCTTCGGAGCCGAGGCCGACCTGCTCCGCGACATCGCCCGCTACGTGCTCGAGCGCGACCGCTGA
- the coaD gene encoding pantetheine-phosphate adenylyltransferase, whose protein sequence is MTIRTGVYPGTFDPITLGHMDIIRRGAKLVDRLVIGVTTNPSKNPMFTVEERMEMVKREVAGIAGEIHVVSFDSLLMDFAEREGASVIIRGLRAVADFEYEYQMAGMNQQLNSRIETVFLMADVSLQPIASRLVKEIAMFGGEIAKFVTPAVRNEVAARVEVIGRKGS, encoded by the coding sequence ATGACCATCCGCACCGGCGTCTACCCCGGCACCTTCGATCCGATCACGCTCGGCCATATGGACATCATCCGCCGCGGCGCGAAGCTGGTCGATCGGCTCGTCATCGGCGTCACCACCAACCCGTCGAAGAACCCGATGTTCACCGTCGAGGAGCGGATGGAGATGGTGAAGCGCGAGGTCGCGGGAATCGCGGGCGAGATCCATGTCGTCAGCTTCGATTCGCTGCTCATGGACTTTGCCGAGCGCGAAGGGGCGAGCGTCATCATCCGCGGCCTGCGTGCCGTCGCCGACTTCGAATACGAGTATCAGATGGCCGGCATGAACCAGCAGCTGAACAGCCGGATCGAGACCGTCTTCCTGATGGCCGACGTCTCGCTCCAGCCGATCGCCAGCCGCCTGGTCAAGGAGATCGCGATGTTCGGCGGCGAGATCGCCAAGTTCGTCACGCCCGCGGTCCGCAACGAAGTCGCCGCGCGGGTCGAGGTGATCGGCCGCAAGGGATCGTAG
- a CDS encoding peptidylprolyl isomerase, whose product MRSVALILAFAASLFAVPASAQYVPGPAGRPTPPATTDKENLWLLDLSTGGRVTIWLRPDVAPKMVQRVKELTRRKFYDGLPFHRVIEGFMAQGGDPKGDGTGGSDQPDLPKEFNYLPHVRGAVSAARAESEDSANSQFFIMFTPRLGLDQKYTVFGRVLDGMQYVDAIPRGEPPAEPAKVLHAYIAADNPPAYAPPPPPAPVQEPAALPPGPGKK is encoded by the coding sequence ATGCGTTCTGTTGCCCTGATTCTCGCCTTCGCGGCCTCGCTCTTCGCCGTTCCGGCAAGCGCGCAATATGTGCCCGGTCCCGCCGGCCGCCCCACGCCGCCCGCCACGACCGACAAGGAAAATCTCTGGCTGCTCGACCTGTCGACCGGCGGCCGCGTCACGATCTGGCTGCGTCCTGACGTCGCGCCGAAGATGGTTCAGCGGGTCAAGGAACTCACTCGCAGGAAATTCTACGACGGCCTGCCCTTCCACCGCGTGATCGAAGGCTTCATGGCGCAGGGCGGCGATCCCAAGGGCGACGGCACCGGCGGCTCCGACCAACCCGACCTCCCCAAGGAATTCAACTATCTTCCGCACGTCCGCGGCGCCGTTTCGGCCGCCCGCGCCGAAAGCGAGGACAGCGCCAACAGCCAGTTCTTCATCATGTTCACGCCGCGGCTCGGCCTCGATCAGAAATATACGGTGTTCGGCCGCGTGCTCGACGGAATGCAGTATGTCGATGCGATCCCGCGCGGCGAACCGCCCGCGGAACCGGCCAAGGTGCTCCACGCCTATATCGCCGCCGACAATCCCCCGGCCTACGCCCCGCCGCCGCCGCCCGCGCCGGTGCAAGAGCCCGCGGCGCTCCCGCCCGGCCCCGGCAAGAAGTGA